From a single Nematostella vectensis chromosome 3, jaNemVect1.1, whole genome shotgun sequence genomic region:
- the LOC116621136 gene encoding high choriolytic enzyme 1-like: protein MWIKLLMLVVFHCAVAQDDVHRPEGRHVSYHGPALRSHDRTRRKAGLGRSATTKNLWRNGVLVYQLDPAIQRASAAVNAINAAMKIWEQKTCIRFKKRTNEQDYAYIHIGAGCTSHVGRKGSRQLLSLNHGCWHTHVVAHELGHAFGFYHEQSRADRDTYITINWNNMNEQSKFAFKKYPTNSRTTTEVLCITRRTHSATTANRQWCLKRLGSRFGGPLVIQDIKMD from the exons ATGTGGATCAAGCTACTGATGCTCGTGGTCTTTCATTGCGCAGTCGCACAAGATGATGTTCACAGACCAGAAG GGAGACATGTATCTTACCACGGCCCAGCGCTACGCAGTCATGACCGGACGAGACGTAAAGCTGGACTGGGGCGAAGCGCGACCACCAAGAACCTGTGGCGAAATGGAGTTCTGGTCTACCAACTGGACCCTGCAATCC AGAGAGCAAGTGCTGCTGTGAATGCCATCAATGCCGCAATGAAGATCTGGGAGCAGAAAACCTGCATCCGCTTTAAGAAGAGGACCAACGAACAGGATTACGCTTACATCCACATCGGCGCAGG GTGTACGTCACATGTTGGTCGTAAAGGCAGCCGTCAGCTGTTATCCCTGAATCATGGATGTTGGCACACGCACGTGGTTGCCCACGAGCTGG GTCACGCCTTTGGCTTCTATCACGAGCAGTCACGCGCTGACCGCGACACCTACATCACCATTAACTGGAATAATATGAATGAGC AATCTAAGTTTGCCTTCAAGAAATACCCTACAAACTCCCGTACGACTACGGAAGTGTTATGCATTACGAGGCGTACGCATTCAGCAACAACGGCCAACCGACAATGGTGCCTAAAACGGCTGGG GAGTCGTTTCGGTGGTCCGCTTGTCATACAAGACATCAAGATGGACTGA
- the LOC5517001 gene encoding lymphocyte antigen 6F, which produces MPSTHSTLSTLDPRRSRETRGQNELVSIWQTVELWAEYKMTRAISTSGFIIIVALTVVLSTPAESIKCYGCLSNSTTSCHTSVIDCPGHHDACHAIHFTLSRPGFSVGIYHKQCSFLDFCPSLCQRYNQTGAVSACEVECCVTDLCNARFGPTNDAVMFDGDSSDSKFASPRWYTVALLALVARCGADLLGFLASLYGEQ; this is translated from the exons ATGCCATCTACACACAGCACGCTGTCAACACTTGACCCTCGGCGCTCAAGAGAAACACGAGGGCAGAACGAACTTGTGAGTATTTGGCAAACGGTAGAATTGTGGGCAG AGTACAAAATGACGCGTGCTATCTCTACTTCCggtttcatcatcatcgttgCCTTGACGGTCGTACTCTCAACACCAG CGGAATCAATCAAGTGCTACGGATGTCTATCAAACTCCACGACATCATGTCACACAAGCGTTATCGACTGCCCCGGACATCACGATGCCTGTCACGCCATCCACTTTACCCTGTCACGCCCTGGTTTCTCCGTCGGTATTTACCACAAACAGTGCTCCTTCCTGGACTTCTGCCCAAGCCTTTGCCAAAGATACAACCAAACAGGGGCCGTGAGCGCCTGCGAGGTCGAGTGTTGCGTGACAGACTTATGTAACGCAAGGTTTGGTCCTACTAATGACGCTGTGATGTTTGATGGGGATAGCTCAGACTCTAAGTTCGCTTCGCCTCGCTGGTACACAGTGGCCCTGCTCGCATTGGTGGCTAGATGTGGCGCAGATTTGCTGGGTTTCTTGGCCTCTCTATATGGCGAACAGTGA
- the LOC5517002 gene encoding uncharacterized protein LOC5517002: protein MGSTALRNLLVLCVVLGFAQNVYSLKCYQCYNETRDGCEENEKVVQCSDGTACAYIQLVLTFDYGGGAKINKDSYMKNCFVPSANCSSFFNETQTLTVKSCIYIKNKCSKDYCNGVAPTTVMTSGTGMTAGTTGRPNKVTSPNNSVPGIVGSTFTVLLLWSATWLL, encoded by the exons ATGGGTTCGACCGCGCTGAGAAATCTACTTGTACTTTGCGTGGTGCTGGGATTCGCTCAGAATG TCTACTCGCTCAAGTGCTACCAGTGCTACAATGAGACACGTGATGGCTGCGAGGAGAACGAGAAGGTAGTCCAGTGTTCTGATGGAACTGCGTGCGCATACATTCAACTGGTGCTGACCTTTGACTACGGTGGCGGTGCCAAGATCAACAAAGACTCTTACATGAAAAACTGCTTCGTTCCAAGTGCAAATTGCTCGTCGTTTTTTAATGAAACGCAAACCCTGACTGTCAAAAGCTGCATTtacattaaaaacaaatgctcAAAAGATTACTGCAACGGCGTGGCGCCCACAACAGTAATGACCAGCGGTACGGGTATGACGGCAGGGACCACAGGAAGACCAAATAAAGTGACTTCGCCTAACAATAGCGTGCCTGGAATTGTGGGTAGCACATTTACAGTATTGCTGCTTTGGAGTGCCACGTGGTTATTATAA
- the LOC5517003 gene encoding uncharacterized protein LOC5517003 isoform X1 gives MYEFGSIKDIIILNCFFSYHRAKKNHRRYLVMPPQLKQLSNFLHKVLLSLVMARVTQGDLIGHWLLDGSDVGLRHENSPIVEVGFYPGTRATAYDKFSECYTEIPVMIDLRGKSFTIAAWIKIKAKLQITQTIISDWADPQQFTFALSSSQRLLFKRYYKDGTPNQILSSKVVSIGRWYHVAVTFDKESGLVRLYLDTIEIESLVFDMKEWRGPSSKPIIGDSLSTAFPDQKFSGAIMDVYVFGVVKSGGELDDLRGESPTPVYLFGVVKSRGELDDLRGESPTPVYLFGVVKSRGELDDLRGESPTPVYLFGVVKSRGELDDLRAPLDERMVFQHLPGSLTGHVISSHTEFDHRLCMVLCARTSACVSFNHRPDGGICQLKNGTKREYPGDFITSNGFQYYEKLEFTLIPWK, from the exons ATGTATGAGTTTGGCTCTATCAAGGACATAATAAtattgaattgttttttttcttaccacagagccaaaaaaaatcatcgtCGCTACTTGGTTATGCCACCACAGCTGAAGCAACTGAGTAATTTCCTTCATAAG gttCTACTATCATTGGTGATGGCAAGGGTCACCCAag GTGACCTGATTGGTCACTGGCTGCTTGACGGCTCTGATGTGGGACTGCG CCATGAAAACAGCCCTATCGTCGAAGTCGGTTTCTACCCCGGCACACGAGCAACGGCGTATGACAAATTTTCTGAGTGCTACACGGAAATCCCTGTCATGATTGATCTCCGAGGAAAAAGCTTTACCATAGCGGCTTGgatcaaaataaaagcaaaattgCAAATAACGCAAACCATTATATCAGATTGGGCGGACCCGCAACAGTTCACCTTTGCATTAAGCAGTTCACAGAGACTCCTGTTCAAACGCTACTACAAAGATGGGACTCCTAATCAAATACTATCGTCAAAAGTCGTGTCGATCGGTCGGTGGTACCACGTGGCCGTAACCTTCGATAAGGAATCAGGCCTGGTCAGACTTTACCTCGATACCATAGAGATTGAATCGTTGGTGTTTGACATGAAGGAGTGGAGGGGTCCCTCATCAAAACCTATCATAGGGGATAGTTTGAGTACCGCATTTCCGGATCAGAAATTTTCCGGCGCTATAATGGACGTGTATGTGTTTGGTGTCGTGAAAAGTGGTGGAGAACTCGATGACCTTAGAGGTGAGTCCCCCACTCCTGTGTATTTGTTTGGTGTCGTGAAGAGTCGCGGAGAACTTGATGACCTTAGAGGTGAGTCCCCCACTCCTGTGTATTTGTTTGGTGTCGTGAAGAGTCGCGGAGAACTTGATGACCTTAGAGGTGAGTCCCCCACTCCTGTGTATTTGTTTGGTGTCGTGAAGAGTCGCGGAGAACTTGATGACCTTAGAG CTCCACTTGATGAGCGCATGGTGTTCCAGCACCTTCCGGGCAGTCTTacaggtcacgtgatctcctCTCACACCGAGTTCGACCATCGCCTGTGCATGGTGTTGTGCGCGCGCACGTCTGCGTGTGTATCCTTCAACCATCGTCCTGATGGGGGGATCTGTCAGTTAAAAAATGGCACCAAACGGGAGTACCCTGGGGATTTTATCACGTCGAATGGGTTCCAGTACTACGAAAAGCTTGAATTCACCCTGATTCCGTGGAAATAG
- the LOC5517003 gene encoding uncharacterized protein LOC5517003 isoform X2 → MPPQLKQLSNFLHKVLLSLVMARVTQGDLIGHWLLDGSDVGLRHENSPIVEVGFYPGTRATAYDKFSECYTEIPVMIDLRGKSFTIAAWIKIKAKLQITQTIISDWADPQQFTFALSSSQRLLFKRYYKDGTPNQILSSKVVSIGRWYHVAVTFDKESGLVRLYLDTIEIESLVFDMKEWRGPSSKPIIGDSLSTAFPDQKFSGAIMDVYVFGVVKSGGELDDLRGESPTPVYLFGVVKSRGELDDLRGESPTPVYLFGVVKSRGELDDLRGESPTPVYLFGVVKSRGELDDLRAPLDERMVFQHLPGSLTGHVISSHTEFDHRLCMVLCARTSACVSFNHRPDGGICQLKNGTKREYPGDFITSNGFQYYEKLEFTLIPWK, encoded by the exons ATGCCACCACAGCTGAAGCAACTGAGTAATTTCCTTCATAAG gttCTACTATCATTGGTGATGGCAAGGGTCACCCAag GTGACCTGATTGGTCACTGGCTGCTTGACGGCTCTGATGTGGGACTGCG CCATGAAAACAGCCCTATCGTCGAAGTCGGTTTCTACCCCGGCACACGAGCAACGGCGTATGACAAATTTTCTGAGTGCTACACGGAAATCCCTGTCATGATTGATCTCCGAGGAAAAAGCTTTACCATAGCGGCTTGgatcaaaataaaagcaaaattgCAAATAACGCAAACCATTATATCAGATTGGGCGGACCCGCAACAGTTCACCTTTGCATTAAGCAGTTCACAGAGACTCCTGTTCAAACGCTACTACAAAGATGGGACTCCTAATCAAATACTATCGTCAAAAGTCGTGTCGATCGGTCGGTGGTACCACGTGGCCGTAACCTTCGATAAGGAATCAGGCCTGGTCAGACTTTACCTCGATACCATAGAGATTGAATCGTTGGTGTTTGACATGAAGGAGTGGAGGGGTCCCTCATCAAAACCTATCATAGGGGATAGTTTGAGTACCGCATTTCCGGATCAGAAATTTTCCGGCGCTATAATGGACGTGTATGTGTTTGGTGTCGTGAAAAGTGGTGGAGAACTCGATGACCTTAGAGGTGAGTCCCCCACTCCTGTGTATTTGTTTGGTGTCGTGAAGAGTCGCGGAGAACTTGATGACCTTAGAGGTGAGTCCCCCACTCCTGTGTATTTGTTTGGTGTCGTGAAGAGTCGCGGAGAACTTGATGACCTTAGAGGTGAGTCCCCCACTCCTGTGTATTTGTTTGGTGTCGTGAAGAGTCGCGGAGAACTTGATGACCTTAGAG CTCCACTTGATGAGCGCATGGTGTTCCAGCACCTTCCGGGCAGTCTTacaggtcacgtgatctcctCTCACACCGAGTTCGACCATCGCCTGTGCATGGTGTTGTGCGCGCGCACGTCTGCGTGTGTATCCTTCAACCATCGTCCTGATGGGGGGATCTGTCAGTTAAAAAATGGCACCAAACGGGAGTACCCTGGGGATTTTATCACGTCGAATGGGTTCCAGTACTACGAAAAGCTTGAATTCACCCTGATTCCGTGGAAATAG
- the LOC5517003 gene encoding uncharacterized protein LOC5517003 isoform X3, translated as MYEFGSIKDIIILNCFFSYHRAKKNHRRYLVMPPQLKQLSNFLHKVLLSLVMARVTQGDLIGHWLLDGSDVGLRHENSPIVEVGFYPGTRATAYDKFSECYTEIPVMIDLRGKSFTIAAWIKIKAKLQITQTIISDWADPQQFTFALSSSQRLLFKRYYKDGTPNQILSSKVVSIGRWYHVAVTFDKESGLVRLYLDTIEIESLVFDMKEWRGPSSKPIIGDSLSTAFPDQKFSGAIMDVYVFGVVKSGGELDDLRAPLDERMVFQHLPGSLTGHVISSHTEFDHRLCMVLCARTSACVSFNHRPDGGICQLKNGTKREYPGDFITSNGFQYYEKLEFTLIPWK; from the exons ATGTATGAGTTTGGCTCTATCAAGGACATAATAAtattgaattgttttttttcttaccacagagccaaaaaaaatcatcgtCGCTACTTGGTTATGCCACCACAGCTGAAGCAACTGAGTAATTTCCTTCATAAG gttCTACTATCATTGGTGATGGCAAGGGTCACCCAag GTGACCTGATTGGTCACTGGCTGCTTGACGGCTCTGATGTGGGACTGCG CCATGAAAACAGCCCTATCGTCGAAGTCGGTTTCTACCCCGGCACACGAGCAACGGCGTATGACAAATTTTCTGAGTGCTACACGGAAATCCCTGTCATGATTGATCTCCGAGGAAAAAGCTTTACCATAGCGGCTTGgatcaaaataaaagcaaaattgCAAATAACGCAAACCATTATATCAGATTGGGCGGACCCGCAACAGTTCACCTTTGCATTAAGCAGTTCACAGAGACTCCTGTTCAAACGCTACTACAAAGATGGGACTCCTAATCAAATACTATCGTCAAAAGTCGTGTCGATCGGTCGGTGGTACCACGTGGCCGTAACCTTCGATAAGGAATCAGGCCTGGTCAGACTTTACCTCGATACCATAGAGATTGAATCGTTGGTGTTTGACATGAAGGAGTGGAGGGGTCCCTCATCAAAACCTATCATAGGGGATAGTTTGAGTACCGCATTTCCGGATCAGAAATTTTCCGGCGCTATAATGGACGTGTATGTGTTTGGTGTCGTGAAAAGTGGTGGAGAACTCGATGACCTTAGAG CTCCACTTGATGAGCGCATGGTGTTCCAGCACCTTCCGGGCAGTCTTacaggtcacgtgatctcctCTCACACCGAGTTCGACCATCGCCTGTGCATGGTGTTGTGCGCGCGCACGTCTGCGTGTGTATCCTTCAACCATCGTCCTGATGGGGGGATCTGTCAGTTAAAAAATGGCACCAAACGGGAGTACCCTGGGGATTTTATCACGTCGAATGGGTTCCAGTACTACGAAAAGCTTGAATTCACCCTGATTCCGTGGAAATAG